The Populus alba chromosome 4, ASM523922v2, whole genome shotgun sequence genome contains a region encoding:
- the LOC118033071 gene encoding probable pre-mRNA-splicing factor ATP-dependent RNA helicase DEAH9 isoform X1, with product MSQQFWKPGSEKPRILEDEEGGVVFFGPSLSSASSSSSRFGYASIGSQRQRLPVYKYRTAILYLVETHATTIIVGETGSGKTTQIPQYLKEAGWADGGRVIACTQPRRLAVQTVASRVAEEMDVKLGEEVGYAIRFEDVTNPAATMIKFLTDGVLLREIMNDPLLTKYSVIMVDEAHERSISTDILLGLLKKIQRRRPELRLIISSATIEAKSMSDFFQTSKKHRGPEDHEFVPKKVPAILSVEGRGFNVHIHYVVEPVSDYVQATVSTVLSIHEQEPAGDILVFLTGQDDIDAAIRLLTEEAHASRKISSGLIVLPLYSSLPRADQDLVFSPTPRGKRKVVISTNIAETSLTLEGVVYVVDSGFSKQQFYNPISDIENLVVVPISKASARQRAGRAGRVRPGKCYRLYTEEYFVNEMSSVGIPEMQRSKLVSCVIQLKALGIDNILGFDWPASPPPEAMIRALEVLYSLGVLDDDAKLTSPVGFQAAEIPLDPMISKMILSSNQLGCSDEIITIAAVLSIQSIWVSGRGVQKELDEAKLRFAAAEGDHVTFLNVYKGFLQSGKSSQWCHKNYMNYQAMKKVIEIREQLRRTALRLGIVLKSCEGDMLAVRKAVTAGFFANASRLEAFSHNGMYKTVRGSQEVYIHPSSVLFRVNPKWVIYHSLVSTDRQYMRNVMTVDPSWLTEAAPHFFQRHRRPDPIVH from the exons atgtcacAACAATTCTGGAAACCAGGCAGCGAGAAACCCCGCATTCTCGAAGACGAAGAAGGCGGTGTCGTTTTCTTCGGCCCCTCTCTCTCTTCcgcctcctcctcttcctccagGTTTGGATATGCAAGTATTGGGAGTCAAAGGCAGAGATTGCCTGTTTACAAGTACAGAACAGCAATTCTGTACCTCGTAGAGACTCACGCCACCACTATTATCGTCGGCGAGACCGGTAGCGGAAAAACCACGCAAATCCCTCAG TATCTTAAAGAGGCTGGTTGGGCTGATGGTGGACGTGTTATAGCTTGCACCCAGCCGAGACGACTCGCAGTCCAG ACGGTTGCTTCAAGGGTGGCTGAAGAGATGGATGTCAAGCTTGGAGAGGAAGTTGGTTACGCAATTCGATTTGAGGATGTTACCAATCCA GCTGCAACTATGATAAAGTTTCTAACAGATGGGGTATTATTGAGAGAAATTATGAACGATCCGCTTTTGACCAAGTATAG TGTCATCATGGTAGATGAGGCTCATGAAAGGTCTATTTCAACTGATATTCTactaggtctcctgaaaaag ATCCAGCGACGTCGACCTGAACTACGCCTGATTATCTCATCTGCTACAATCGAGGCAAAATCTATGTCAGATTTCTTCCAGACGAG CAAAAAGCATCGAGGACCGGAAGATCATGAGTTTGTTCCAAAGAAGGTTCCTGCAATTTTATCTGTTGAG GGCAGAGGGTTTAATGTACACATACATTATGTTGTGGAGCCTGTCTCAGACTATGTTCAGGCTACTGTTTCAACTGTATTGTCAATTCACGAGCAG GAACCTGCAGGTGACATTCTTGTATTTCTCACTGGTCAAGATGATATTGATGCTGCTATTCGGCTGCTTACTGAAGAAGCTCATGCCAGCAGAAAGATCTCTTCAG GATTGATTGTTTTGCCTTTGTACTCCAGTCTCCCACGTGCAGACCAG GATCTGGTGTTTTCTCCAACTCCTAGAGGGAAGAGGAAAGTGGTGATATCAACCAATATAGCAGAGACGTCGTTGACACTGGAG GGCGTCGTCTATGTTGTTGACAGTGGATTCTCAAAACAGCAGTTCTACAATCCG ATCTCAGATATTGAAAATCTAGTGGTGGTCCCCATATCAAAGGCATCTGCTAGACAAAGAGCTGGTAGAGCTGGAAGAGTTCGACCCGGGAAGTGTTACAG GTTATACACGGAAGAGTACTTTGTAAATGAAATGTCTTCCGTTGGGATCCCGGAGATGCAAAGGTCAAAACTTGTTTCCTGTGTGATTCAG TTAAAAGCCTTGGGAATAGACAATATACTAGGCTTTGATTGGCCAGCATCTCCACCACCTGAAGCAATGATTCGAGCACTTGAAGTTCTTTATTCACTAGGAGTCCTTGATGATGATGCTAAGCTTACTTCACCTGTTGGGTTTCAAGCAGCAGAGATTCCATTA GATccaatgatatcaaaaatgatacTATCTTCAAACCAGCTAGGATGTTCTGATGAGATCATCACAATCGCAGCTGTTCTCTCCATCCAG TCTATTTGGGTTTCTGGTAGGGGGGTGCAAAAGGAATTAGACGAAGCCAAGTTGAGATTTGCAGCTGCTGAG GGTGACCATGTTACATTCCTAAATGTTTATAAAGGTTTTCTTCAATCTGGTAAATCATCACAGTGGTGTCATAAGAATTATATGAATTACCAAGCTATG AAGAAGGTAATTGAAATTAGGGAACAGCTCAGAAGAACAGCGCTGAGATTAGGCATAGTCTTAAAATCTTGTGAAGGGGACATGCTG GCTGTACGGAAAGCAGTTACTGCTGGATTTTTTGCAAATGCAAGTCGTTTAGAA gCATTCAGTCATAACGGGATGTACAAGACTGTTAGAGGTTCTCAAGAAGTTTATATTCATCCTTCGTCTGTGTTGTTCAG AGTTAATCCAAAATGGGTTATATACCACTCTCTTGTCTCAACAGACCGGCAATACATGCGCAATGTTATGACTGTTGATCCTTCTTGGCTAACAGAGGCTGCTCCACATTTTTTCCAGCGTCATCGGAGACCGGATCCCATTGTTCACTAA
- the LOC118033071 gene encoding probable pre-mRNA-splicing factor ATP-dependent RNA helicase DEAH9 isoform X2, with protein sequence MSQQFWKPGSEKPRILEDEEGGVVFFGPSLSSASSSSSRFGYASIGSQRQRLPVYKYRTAILYLVETHATTIIVGETGSGKTTQIPQYLKEAGWADGGRVIACTQPRRLAVQTVASRVAEEMDVKLGEEVGYAIRFEDVTNPAATMIKFLTDGVLLREIMNDPLLTKYSVIMVDEAHERSISTDILLGLLKKIQRRRPELRLIISSATIEAKSMSDFFQTSKKHRGPEDHEFVPKKVPAILSVEGRGFNVHIHYVVEPVSDYVQATVSTVLSIHEQEPAGDILVFLTGQDDIDAAIRLLTEEAHASRKISSGLIVLPLYSSLPRADQDLVFSPTPRGKRKVVISTNIAETSLTLEGVVYVVDSGFSKQQFYNPISDIENLVVVPISKASARQRAGRAGRVRPGKCYRLYTEEYFVNEMSSVGIPEMQRSKLVSCVIQLKALGIDNILGFDWPASPPPEAMIRALEVLYSLGVLDDDAKLTSPVGFQAAEIPLDPMISKMILSSNQLGCSDEIITIAAVLSIQSIWVSGRGVQKELDEAKLRFAAAEKKVIEIREQLRRTALRLGIVLKSCEGDMLAVRKAVTAGFFANASRLEAFSHNGMYKTVRGSQEVYIHPSSVLFRVNPKWVIYHSLVSTDRQYMRNVMTVDPSWLTEAAPHFFQRHRRPDPIVH encoded by the exons atgtcacAACAATTCTGGAAACCAGGCAGCGAGAAACCCCGCATTCTCGAAGACGAAGAAGGCGGTGTCGTTTTCTTCGGCCCCTCTCTCTCTTCcgcctcctcctcttcctccagGTTTGGATATGCAAGTATTGGGAGTCAAAGGCAGAGATTGCCTGTTTACAAGTACAGAACAGCAATTCTGTACCTCGTAGAGACTCACGCCACCACTATTATCGTCGGCGAGACCGGTAGCGGAAAAACCACGCAAATCCCTCAG TATCTTAAAGAGGCTGGTTGGGCTGATGGTGGACGTGTTATAGCTTGCACCCAGCCGAGACGACTCGCAGTCCAG ACGGTTGCTTCAAGGGTGGCTGAAGAGATGGATGTCAAGCTTGGAGAGGAAGTTGGTTACGCAATTCGATTTGAGGATGTTACCAATCCA GCTGCAACTATGATAAAGTTTCTAACAGATGGGGTATTATTGAGAGAAATTATGAACGATCCGCTTTTGACCAAGTATAG TGTCATCATGGTAGATGAGGCTCATGAAAGGTCTATTTCAACTGATATTCTactaggtctcctgaaaaag ATCCAGCGACGTCGACCTGAACTACGCCTGATTATCTCATCTGCTACAATCGAGGCAAAATCTATGTCAGATTTCTTCCAGACGAG CAAAAAGCATCGAGGACCGGAAGATCATGAGTTTGTTCCAAAGAAGGTTCCTGCAATTTTATCTGTTGAG GGCAGAGGGTTTAATGTACACATACATTATGTTGTGGAGCCTGTCTCAGACTATGTTCAGGCTACTGTTTCAACTGTATTGTCAATTCACGAGCAG GAACCTGCAGGTGACATTCTTGTATTTCTCACTGGTCAAGATGATATTGATGCTGCTATTCGGCTGCTTACTGAAGAAGCTCATGCCAGCAGAAAGATCTCTTCAG GATTGATTGTTTTGCCTTTGTACTCCAGTCTCCCACGTGCAGACCAG GATCTGGTGTTTTCTCCAACTCCTAGAGGGAAGAGGAAAGTGGTGATATCAACCAATATAGCAGAGACGTCGTTGACACTGGAG GGCGTCGTCTATGTTGTTGACAGTGGATTCTCAAAACAGCAGTTCTACAATCCG ATCTCAGATATTGAAAATCTAGTGGTGGTCCCCATATCAAAGGCATCTGCTAGACAAAGAGCTGGTAGAGCTGGAAGAGTTCGACCCGGGAAGTGTTACAG GTTATACACGGAAGAGTACTTTGTAAATGAAATGTCTTCCGTTGGGATCCCGGAGATGCAAAGGTCAAAACTTGTTTCCTGTGTGATTCAG TTAAAAGCCTTGGGAATAGACAATATACTAGGCTTTGATTGGCCAGCATCTCCACCACCTGAAGCAATGATTCGAGCACTTGAAGTTCTTTATTCACTAGGAGTCCTTGATGATGATGCTAAGCTTACTTCACCTGTTGGGTTTCAAGCAGCAGAGATTCCATTA GATccaatgatatcaaaaatgatacTATCTTCAAACCAGCTAGGATGTTCTGATGAGATCATCACAATCGCAGCTGTTCTCTCCATCCAG TCTATTTGGGTTTCTGGTAGGGGGGTGCAAAAGGAATTAGACGAAGCCAAGTTGAGATTTGCAGCTGCTGAG AAGAAGGTAATTGAAATTAGGGAACAGCTCAGAAGAACAGCGCTGAGATTAGGCATAGTCTTAAAATCTTGTGAAGGGGACATGCTG GCTGTACGGAAAGCAGTTACTGCTGGATTTTTTGCAAATGCAAGTCGTTTAGAA gCATTCAGTCATAACGGGATGTACAAGACTGTTAGAGGTTCTCAAGAAGTTTATATTCATCCTTCGTCTGTGTTGTTCAG AGTTAATCCAAAATGGGTTATATACCACTCTCTTGTCTCAACAGACCGGCAATACATGCGCAATGTTATGACTGTTGATCCTTCTTGGCTAACAGAGGCTGCTCCACATTTTTTCCAGCGTCATCGGAGACCGGATCCCATTGTTCACTAA
- the LOC118033069 gene encoding glutamate receptor 2.9 has protein sequence MFTRKNSRVTSPLMTVNKVRKPCFLLSVLISILLIFSNGVEAEIRTNKVTNIGAIIDVNSRIGKEEKTAMEMAVQDFNDISTNHELSLHFRHPGGDPLQVAYAAEELIKEKKVKVIIGMDNWEEAALVANIGNQYQIPILSFATPAITPPLTTVRWPFLIRMASDGSEQMRCIAALVQCHNWRKVVVIYEDNAYGGESGNLALLSEALQEVGSEIDHRLVLPPFSLSTDPEDDVQHELIKLQKDTESRVFIVLQSSSPMLTCLFREAKNMGLVGRDTAWIVSNSVTSFLDSMNNSVISAMGGTLGIQTYYSSSSSYQRFEAQFRKIFRAEYLDEDNFLPGIQALRAYDSIGMVTRAIEKSGSDSTSPKMLLNSVLGSDFTGLTGEIHFKDGMLSQAPILRIVNVVGKKYKELDFWLPNFGFSKTLHPEEGKERCSNSNVCNNTGCLAGPVIWPGDLNGRNPKGWAMPSSAKPLRIVVPKRTSFDKFVTFQTGEALPEGFCIDVFNEVVERLNYSLPHEFFEHDGLYDDMIEGVYNKTYDAAIGDITILAERTKYVEFTQPYAESGLSMIVPLENEDSTWIFTKPFNLEMWIVSGAIFIYTMLIVWFLEHQSNPDFRGPWKFQIENALWFLSSSLFFIHSEKLYSNFTRIVVVAWLCVVFILTASYTANLTSMLTVQRMEPKFSEYKNYQINHLTVGCDNDSFVQNYLEKVLGFQKEKIKIIDHENDYPTEFERNNIAAAFLELPYEKVFLNKYCERYTSTEGTFRFGGFGFAFQKGSPIASDFSRVILRLSEKGTLTTLEERWFAPSPECSATVPHNNVESLSLRSFKGIYIVSATISTICFLLVLIPLVRNSRNHQEASIEGNVTPSGKSGSSKGGGISKYLYNGDKTRIPRRASTFAQALDTDVWVSSRWERVSNSDNLDNHQDSAQAEIEMP, from the exons ATGTTCACCAGAAAAAATTCCCGAGTAACTTCACCTCTTATGACCGTTAATAAGGTTCGAAAACCTTGCTTTCTTTTATCTGTCCTCATCTCTATTCTTCTCATCTTCTCCAATGGAGTTGAAGCTGAGATCAGGACCAACAAGGTTACTAATATCGGTGCTATCATTGATGTTAATTCTCGTATtgggaaagaagagaaaacagctATGGAGATGGCAGTCCAAGACTTCAATGATATCTCAACAAACCACGAGCTCTCTCTTCACTTCAGGCATCCTGGAGGAGACCCTCTTCAAGTCGCTTATGCAG CTGAAGAGCTCATCAAAGAGAAGAAAGTTAAAGTGATTATTGGCATGGACAATTGGGAGGAAGCAGCCCTGGTTGCTAATATTGGAAACCAGTATCAaattccaattctttcattcGCAACACCGGCCATAACCCCGCCATTAACTACAGTTCGTTGGCCTTTTCTAATAAGAATGGCTAGTGATGGGTCAGAACAAATGAGATGCATTGCAGCCCTTGTCCAATGCCATAATTGGAGAAAGGTAGTAGTGATTTATGAAGATAATGCTTACGGAGGTGAATCTGGCAATTTAGCTCTTTTATCTGAGGCTCTGCAAGAGGTTGGGTCGGAGATTGATCACCGCTTGGTTCTTCCACCATTTTCATTGTCAACGGATCCAGAAGACGATGTCCAACATGAGCTTATAAAGCTACAAAAAGATACCGAATCACGGGTTTTTATTGTTCTTCAGTCATCTTCGCCTATGCTCACTTGTTTGTTTAGAGAAGCTAAGAATATGGGACTTGTAGGCAGAGATACAGCCTGGATAGTTTCTAACAGCGTTACTAGTTTCTTGGACTCTATGAACAACTCTGTTATTTCCGCTATGGGAGGCACTTTAGGAATCCAGACCTACTATTCTTCCAGCAGTTCTTACCAAAGATTCGAAGCACAGTTCCGGAAGATTTTTCGAGCAGAGTATCTCGATGAAGATAATTTTCTGCCTGGAATTCAAGCTTTAAGAGCCTATGATAGCATTGGTATGGTTACACGGGCCATAGAAAAATCAGGTAGCGATTCTACGAGTCCAAAAATGTTGCTAAACAGCGTATTGGGAAGTGATTTCACTGGTTTGACTGGAGAAATACATTTCAAGGATGGGATGCTGTCACAAGCTCCTATATTAAGGATTGTAAATGTGGTTGGAAAGAAATACAAGGAATTGGATTTTTGGTTGCCGAATTTCGGTTTCTCGAAGACCCTCCATCCGGAAGAAGGCAAAGAAAGGTGCAGCAATAGTAACGTTTGTAATAACACAGGATGTTTGGCAGGTCCAGTTATATGGCCTGGGGACCTCAACGGTCGAAACCCGAAAGGTTGGGCGATGCCTTCTAGTGCAAAGCCATTGAGAATAGTAGTCCCCAAAAGAACCTCATTTGACAAGTTCGTGACATTTCAAACTGGCGAGGCACTGCCTGAAGGCTTTTGCATCGACGTCTTTAATGAAGTTGTAGAACGATTGAATTACTCGCTGCCCCATGAATTTTTCGAGCATGACGGGTTGTATGATGATATGATTGAAGGTGTCTACAACAAG ACTTATGATGCTGCCATTGGTGATATAACCATACTAGCCGAAAGAACAAAATACGTAGAGTTTACTCAACCTTATGCAGAGTCAGGATTGTCAATGATAGTTCCACTCGAGAACGAAGATTCAACATGGATTTTCACGAAGCCTTTCAACTTGGAGATGTGGATAGTGAGTGGTGCTATATTCATCTACACAATGCTTATAGTTTGGTTCCTGGAGCACCAAAGCAATCCAGACTTTAGAGGCCCGTGGAAGTTTCAGATTGAGAACGCGCTTTGGTTCTTaagttcttctcttttctttattcacT CGGAGAAACTTTATAGCAACTTTACTCGAATAGTGGTGGTAGCGTGGCTCTGTGTTGTATTTATCTTAACCGCAAGCTACACTGCTAATTTGACTTCAATGCTCACCGTCCAAAGAATGGAACCAAAATTTTCGGAGTATAAGAATTAtcaaattaaccatttaactgTAGGTTGTGATAACGATTCTTTCGTCCAGAATTACCTTGAGAAAGTACTTggatttcaaaaagaaaaaatcaagatcaTTGACCACGAAAATGATTATCCTACCGAATTTGAAAGAAACAACATTGCTGCTGCCTTTCTCGAACTCCCATACGAGAAAGTTTTCCTCAATAAGTACTGTGAAAGATACACTAGCACAGAAGGCACATTCAGATTTGGAGGTTTCGGCTTT GCATTCCAAAAAGGCTCTCCTATTGCTTCTGATTTTTCTAGAGTCATTCTGCGCCTCTCAGAAAAAGGAACGCTAACAACATTGGAAGAACGGTGGTTTGCCCCCTCACCTGAGTGTTCAGCTACAGTGCCTCATAATAACGTCGAAAGCTTGAGTCTACGCAGCTTCAAGGGTATCTACATTGTATCTGCTACGATATCTACTATCTGTTTTCTACTAGTTCTCATTCCCTTGGTAAGGAATTCACGAAATCATCAAGAAGCAAGTATTGAAGGCAATGTCACTCCAAGTGGTAAGAGCGGTTCAAGCAAGGGAGGTGGAATTTCAAAATACCTTTACAATGGAGACAAAACTCGTATTCCTAGAAGAGCTTCAACTTTTGCTCAAGCACTAGATACGGATGTATGGGTCTCATCGAGGTGGGAACGTGTGAGTAATTCTGACAATTTGGACAATCATCAGGATTCCGCACAAGCTGAGATTGAAATGCCATAA